The Halobacteriovorax sp. DA5 genome includes the window ACTTGGCAATTGGGCCTTGACCATCAATCGGCTCAAGTAATTCAATATGAGCATTTTCATCAATATGAGCAAAAGAAGTCGTCACTTGCTGATCTTCAACCACTTCTCGGTGGTTAAATTCTAAACCTAAGTCACGATAAATTTTTTCGGCATTATCTAGATTCTCAACTGCGATCGCAATGTGATCTAGGAAACAATCTTTATTAAACATGATTTCTCCACTTTTCTTACTTAGTAATTTTCAAGCATT containing:
- the mce gene encoding methylmalonyl-CoA epimerase; this translates as MFNKDCFLDHIAIAVENLDNAEKIYRDLGLEFNHREVVEDQQVTTSFAHIDENAHIELLEPIDGQGPIAKYLEKKGPGIHHMCYRVPDVAKKSQELRDLGYNLLYEAPRPGANNCLVNFIHPKSTGGVLIEIAQKM